Genomic segment of Streptomyces sp. NA02950:
GAGTGTCTCCGCGCCCACCGGCCGGACGGGCTGACCCTCAAAGATCCACCGGACAGGACGCCATCCGTTCCGCGGGCGTGGCGAGCGGTCCAACGTACCGGCACGCCGCCCGGCTTACCGCACACCGGCGTGCGCCCGGCCAGTGCGGATGAACGCATCTGAGCTGGTGAAAAAGCCCGAGGTCACGGCCGTGCGGCCGGACGCACCATGCCGCGATGTTTGCTGCCGGGCCTACTGGTAACGCGGACATCATGGCCGAAACAAGGAACGCACGCACCAGTGACCGGAGCGCCACCGCGAACGCGAAGGCCACCGCCGCCAGGGCCAAGGAGACGACCGCCTCCAAGGCCAAGGAGGCGACGGACAAGGCCAAGGACACCGCGAAGGAGGCGGGAAACGCGACGACTCGGACCGCGAGTCGCGCCACCCACACCGCCGCGGAAAAGGCGCATGTCACTGCGGAAAAAGCGGTCGCCACCGGTCGTACGGTGGCGGTCGAGGCACCCAAGAAGGCCGCCGCGGCGGCCGGTACCGCCTGGATGGCGATCAAGGCGCGCAAAATCCTCACCGCCGCCACCGGTGCCGGAGCCGCAGCCACGGCCGCCGCGGTGGTTGTCCTCCGCCGACGCGCCGCTCGTCGCCGTCGCCCTCTGGCGCGGCTGACCGGCGGCCGGTTCGGCACCTGAGGTCAACCGTCGGTACGCGGTTTCCCTTCCGCGGTCTGCCGCCGTACGTTTCCGCCGTGCGTCCGCGCACACCGGCGCCGTACGCGACCGGGACCGCCCCACGTCGGCGAGGTGCTCGAAGACGTCGTGCACAGCCCCCTGCGCACACGTCGTCGGGCACCTCGTCGGTGTGTTCCCTCTGGCGGGAGGTTTCGGGAAGACGATGGACGTCGATCCGGAAGAGCTCTTCGGCAACGCGGACGTACCGGCGTGGCGCAATCGCGCGCTGCTCGTCTTCGACCGCGTTCCGATCCCGGCCGCCGTGTGCCGCACCGACGGGATCGTTCTGCTGGCGAATCCGGCCATGGCCGCCGAGTGGCAGACCACACCGGGCCGGCTGCGGGGCCGGCAGGTGCTGGAGCTGTTCCACCCCCGTTCCGTGGAGCAGGTCCAGCGCATCGTCGAGGCGGTACGCCATGGGCATCGCTCCCGCTATCCCGTCCTGGTGCACTGGTCCGGACCCGACGGGCGGGAGCGGCACGGGGAACTGACCGCGGACACGGTGAGCGATACCCCCGAGGCACCGCTGTGGCTGCTGGTGCTGCTGCGAGTGCTCGGCACCCGGGACACTCCTGAAGAGCCCACGCGACCTCGGTCGGAGAAGGTCACCGCCATGGAGCGGGCCATTCTGGCGCTCGCCGCGGGAGGTGCCACCACCGCCCAGATCGCCCGTGCGGTGGATCTGACCGTGGACGGGGTCAGCTATCACATCACCCGGCTCTCCCGGCGCTGGGGCGTGGCCAACCGTACGGCGCTGGTGGCCCGCGCCTATGTGCTGGGCGTCCTGGACCCCGGCGTCTGGCCCCCGACGGCGGAGCCGGCGCGCACGGAGGGGCACCGACCGGACGCCGGGCAGCCGTGAATCACCCACGCGCGGACGGCTCGGGGCTCTCCGCGCGGATACTGCGGCATCCGCGACAGGGCAAGAGCCAGGACGGCCGGGTCACTGCACATTCCGGTAGGAGCGGGGGTGCAGACGCCGTGTCAGGAACGCCACGCTGGAGGAAACGCCGTACCAACGGCGTCCACCCGCACGGCAGTTTCCGACTCCGGGGAAAGGCTCTCCATGACCGAGGTCATCCTCCCTCCGCACGACGGCGTCCACCCTGGCCTTCCCGTCCTCGACATCTCCGCGACCGGTATGACAGCCACCCCCACCCTGCTGGCCATGGACCAGGCACGGCGCCACGGGCCCGCTTTCATCCAGCGTCTCCACGGCAAGGACACCCTCTTCGTCAGCGGCCTGGACCTGGTCACCGAACTGGCCGACGAGCAGCGATTCAGCAAGGCGGTCGGCCAGGGTCTGCGCTACGTACGCGAGTTCACCGGCGACGGGCTGTTCACGGCCTTCAACGACGAACCCAACTGGGCCAAGGCGCATGACATCCTCATGCCCGCCTTCGCGCTGGGTTCGATGCGCACCTACCACCCGGTGATGCTGCGCGTCGCCCACCGGCTGATCGACACCTGGGACCGGCGCGCCGCCACCGGCTCCCCCGTGGACGTACCGGGCGACATGACCCGGATGACACTGGACACCATCGGACTGGCCGGATTCGGGTTCGACTTCGGCTCGTTCGACAGCGACGAGCCGCATCCGTTCGTCGATGCGATGGTGCGCTGTCTGGCCTGGGCGATGGCCGGGCTGAGCCGGAAGCCGGGGGTCGACTACAGCGAGCGCGACGAGGCGTTCCGCCTGGACGCCGACTACCTGGCCTCGGTGGTGGACGAGGTCATCGCGGCACGTAACGCCCCTGGCGGCACACCGGACGAGGACCCCGATGACCTGCTGGGGCTGATGCTCCGTGCCGCGCACCCCGCCGACGCCACCACCCTGGACGAGGAGAACATCCGCAACCAGATCATCACCTTCCTGATCGCGGGCCACGAGACGACCTCCGGCACCCTGGCGTTCGCCCTCCACTTCCTGGCCAGACATCCGACCGTGCTGGACCTGGTCCGCCGCGAGGTGGACGGGCTGTGGGGTGCCACCGCCGACCCCGAGCCGACGTTCGAGGACATCGGCAGGCTGCGCTACACCGGCAGGTGCTGCACGAGACGCTGCGGCTGTGGCCGGCCGCCCCGTCGTTCACCCGCACCCCACGCCAGGACACCCTGCTGGGCGGCCGGATACCACTGCGGGCCGGGCAGGACGTCCGGGTGCTCACCACGATGCTGCACCGCGACCCGGTCTGGGGCGACAACCCGGAGCTGTTCGACCCCGCCCGGTTCTCCCCCGCGGCGGAGGCGGCGCGTTCACCGCATGCGTTCAAGCCGTTCGGAACGGGTGAACGCGCCTGTATCGGGCGGCAGTTCGCCCTGCACGAGGCGACCATGCTGCTCGGCATGCTCGTCCACCGCTACCGGCTGGTCGACCAGGACAACTACCGGCTGCGCATCAAGCAGACGCTCACCATCAAGCCCGAGGGCCTCACCCTGACCCTCGTACCGCGCACCCCCGCCGACCGCGCCCACCGCGGCAGCGGGCTTCCCACCGACACCGCCGACACCGCCGCCACCTCACCGCACACCGCTCCGGCCGACGACCGGTCGCTTCCCACCCAGGTGCGGCCGGACACCGGACTGCTGCTGCTCCACGGCTCCAACTACGGCACCTGCCGCGACCTCTCCGCCCGGCTCGCCGACACCGCCGGGGACCTCGGCTGCGACACGGCGTGCGCTCCGCTGGACACCCACACCGGCGCACTGCCCACCGACCGGCCCGTGGTCATCACCGCCGCCTCCTACAACGGACAGCCCACGGACGACGCCTCCGCCTTCGTACGGTGGCTGGAGAACGCCGGCCCCGGTGCGGCGGACGGTGTCACCTACGCCGTCCTGGGTGTCGGCGACCGCAACTGGTCCGCCACCTACCAGCGCGTCCCCACCCTGATCGACGAACGGCTCGCGGCCCTCGGCGGCACCCGCCTGCTGGCGCGCACCGAGGCCGACGCCTCGGGTGATCTGGCCGGATCGGTGAAGGAGTTCACCGCCGCGCTGCGCACCGCCCTGCTGGCACACGCCGGGGACCAGGACAGCGTCGGCACCCAGCACGAGGAGGGGTCCGAGGACGGCCCCGGCTACACGGTCACCGAGGTGACCGGCGGCCCCCTGGACGCGCTGGCCGCCCGCCACGGGATGGCGGAGCTGACGGTCACCGCTGCGGACAGCCTCAGCGACCCGGCGTATCCGCGGGTGAAACGCCTGGTCCGGCTGGCCCTTCCGGACGGCGTGGCCTACCGCACCGCGGACCATCTGGCGGTGCTCCCGGCCAACGCCCCCGGCCTCGTGGAACGCGCGGCCCGCATCCTGGGCGCCGACCCGGACACGGTCGTTCACATCACTTCGCGCCGTCCGCGCCACGACGGTCTCGCCATCGACCGGCCACTGACCGTCCGTGAGCTGCTCACCCGCCATGTCGAGCTCCAGGACCGCCCGACCGCCGATCAGTTCGCCACCCTGGCCGAGCTCAACCCCTGCCCGCCGGAACGGACGGCGCTGCTGAGGCTGGCAGAGGACACGGCGGCGCGCTCCGCCGACCACCGCAGCGTGCTGGATCTGATCGAGGACCACCCGGCCCTGCGAGAGGCCGTCACCCTGCCGGTGGCGCTGGAGCTGCTGCCACCGATCCGGCCCCGCCACTACTCCATCTCCTCCTCGCCCGCTGTCGACCCGGGCGGTGTCGACCTGATGGTGTCGGTGCTGCGGGCACCCGCGCGATCCGGACGCGGCACCTTCCACGGCGTCGGGTCCGGCCATCTGGCCTCCGTGCGCCCGGGCGACACCGTGCTGGCCAGGGTCCAGCCGTGCCGTGCGGCGTTCCGGATCCGCCACGACGCGGACACCCCGGTCATCATGGTCGCGGCCGGAACCGGTCTTGCCCCGTTCCGCGGCGCCATCGCCGACCGCCGCGCCCTGGTGACGAGTGGTGCCGTACTCGCCCCGGCGCTGTGCTACGTCGGCTGTGACGCTCCGGACGCCGACTTCCTGCACGCCGGGGAGTTGCACACCGCGGAGCGGGCCGGTGCCGTCTCGCTGCGGCCCGTCTTCAGCGAAGCACCGGTCGGCGGACTGCGGTTCGTCCAGGACCGCATCGCCGCCGAGGGCGACGAGGTGTGGCGGCTGCTGACCTCGGGAGCGAAGGTGTACGTGTGCGGTGACGGCAGCCGTATGGCACCGGGTGTACGCGACGCCTTCCGGGCCCTGTACACGCGCCACGCGCCGGGTGCCGGGGAGGACGAAGCACACGACTGGCTGCGGGCGTTGACGGATCGGGGCCGGTACGTCGAGGACGTCTACGCGGGCTGACGGCGGGACGGGGAGCGCGGCCGGTCACAGTACGGCGGCGCTCTCCAGCACGGTATCCACCTCCTGCCGCGCCGCCCGCTCGGGGGACTGGGCGACACCGAGGAGGAAGGCCGCGCGGTCGTCGCGCACCGAGACCAGCGTCAGCCGCAGATGGTGGTCGGTACCGCCGTCATGCACGGTCAGGGCCACCGTGTGCGCGGGACGGTCGCCCACCTCGACCGCCTGGGACTCCTCCAGCGCCGACCTGCCGTCCGGGTAGAAGAACTCCGCGTTCGAGCGCGCCGCGTCCTCCGCACGCTGCCGCAGGGCGGAGGACGGTACGGGCCCGCCACGTCCGGCGAGGACCACACTGCCGTCGTCCTCGGTGTCCTCCTCGGCGCCTGGGGTGTCCTTGGCGGGACGCATCGTGATGGACGAGGTGAAGGCGTCGAGCAGGTCGCCGCTGTCCCGCTGCCAGCCCTCCGGGATTCCGTACGACAGTCCCGCCGCCCGGTCCGTCACCCGGGGCCGCCCGGCCAGCGGCGATCCGTCCTCGTCGTGCGTCAGCCACCAGGTGGCGCCGGCTCCGGCCGCCAGGAGGAGGAGCACCGCGATGACTCCGGCCACCGGGCCCCGCCGGCCCCGCCGCGGGGCGGTGGGAGGCGGAGGCGGTTGGCCGGGGGCGGGCGGGGTGGGCCATGTGGCTTCGTGCGGGGCCGTTGTCATGGGGTCAGTATCCGGGGGTTGGCCGGGCCCGGACCTGAGCGCTGCTACTCAGACGGCTACTCAGTTCGCCGTGCGGACGGCGTTGCATCGAGCCCCGGGCACCGTACCGGCCGGTGCGTCGTCGCTTCGGCCGCGTGGAGGACGGCGAGGGCCATGACGAGTGTCCAGACCTGTGGCGCGAACGCCGCGACCCGCTCCATACCGCCGAGGCCGATACCGGGGCCGTGCTGGGCGAAGAACATCCAGGCCCCGAGCATCGCGGTGACGGCGATACCGAGGGTCATGGCCCGCAGACGCCCCAGCACGGAGTCCTCGCGGACGCATCCGGCGCACAGGAGGCCGATGTTGCCCAGGCCCATGATGAGGAGCGCTCCGAGGACATGCAGGTCCTCGTTGACGTCGGCGGGCACCATCCCCACCAGGACCCAGCCCCCGGCGCTGATGACGCACAGGATCCGGGCGGTCCACGCCATCGCGCCCCGGCCCCAGGCGAATCCGGTCAGCAGGACGCCGGTGAACAGCAGGACACCCTGGGCGACGAACGAGGTGTTCATGAGGGTGTGCAGCGGTGAGCAGACGTAGCGGGGACGGGACTCGTCCCACATCCGGCAGTGGACATTGCCCAGATCGCTGATGTTGTTGCGCTTCCAGCTGTAGGGCGTACGCCAGCGGGACCCCACGATCAGCTGGACGACCAGGAACTGCGCCGCGTTCAGGATCCAGGCGGCGGCGCCGGCTCTGGCGGCCAGCTGCCCGCGGGGTCCGGGGCTCGGTACGAACGTCGACTTCACGACTGCCTCTCCGTGCTGATGGCTCGGTCCCGCGCGGGCGGAACCCGCGCGGGAGGGTCGTGTGTCACGTTCGCAGTCGGGGCCGGTCCGCACATCGCTGCGGGGAGTGAGGTGCGGACCCCTCCGGGCGGGGAGACCGCCTGGCTCTTCCGGGGGAGGTCAGGCACTCAGGGGCGCCGGCCGGTGTCCGGGGCGGGTGCCGGCGGGGCGCCGTCGGTCGGCGGAGTGGTCACCTCCTGGGGCCTGTTGGGATCGGGCCCGCCGGGGTCGGGCACACCGGGCTCGGGCAGTGTGCGCAGCAGGAGCCAGCCGACGGCGGGCAGGACGATCAGGGGCATCAGGGCGGTGTGCAGCGACGTGGCGTCCGCGAGGGCGCCGATGGCCGGGCTCGCGATGCCGCCGATGCTGACGGCCAGGCCCAGGGTGACACCACTGGCCGTTCCCATCCGCCGCGGCAAGTAGTCCTGGCCGAGGGTGACATGGAGGGAGAAAGGCACATAGAGCCCGGCAGAGGTGAGCGCGACGAAGACATAGAGCGGCGGGCCGGGGACGAACACCACTCCGGCGACGGCGGGGACCGTCAGGGCGTAGGACCACCGTACGACCCTGACACGCTGGTAGCGGGCGGCGAGTCTGCCGCCGGCCACGGTGCCCACCGCGCCGCCGAGGTAGAGCACGAAGAGGGCGGCGGTGCCGGAGGCGCTGCCCGCGCCGGTGCGCTGGCGAACGTAGAGCGAGATGAAGGTGCTCAGGCCGACGAAGACGGTCGAGCGGCACACGATGGCCCCGGTGAGCTTGGTGAAGGACGCCCAGTCGTCGCCGGCGGCGGCGGTGGCGGCGGTGGCGGTGGCGGCGGTGGCGGTGGCGGGTGTGGCGGCGGCGGGTGTGGCGGCGGCGGGTGTGCGCACCGACCGCAGTGCAGTCGCGCACAGCGCCGCACCGGCGAGGGCGGGCACGGCCAGCAGGGGCGAGGCATGCAGTCCGGCGGTGGCGACGACGGCGGAGACCATCAGCGGGGCGAGGGCGAAGCCGATGTTGCCGCCGAGGGAGAACCAGCTCATCGCGGTGTGGCTGCCGCGGCTGACGTCACGGGCGACCCGGGCCGCCTCGGGGTGGTACGCGGCGACACCGATACCGGTCACCGCGACGGCGAGGAGGGTGAGGGCGTAGGAGCCGCCGAGACCGCTCAGGGCGACGCCCGCCCCGGCCGCCAGGGTGCTCACCGGCAGCAGCCACGGCATGGCCCAGCGGTCGGTGAGCGCGCCGAACAGCGGCTGGACCACGGACGACAGCAGGGTGGCGGCGAGCACGACGCCGGAGGCCGCGGCATAGGTGTACGCCCGCTCGGAGACGAAGAACGGCACCAGCGCGGCCACCGCTCCCTGGTAGATGTCCACGCAGGCGTGTCCGACGGACATCAGCGTGATGGGCCGGTGACGTGGCGGGATCCTGGTTGTTGACACCCTCCGATCGTGTGCCGGTGGCGGGGTGTCCCGCTTCCGATAAAGTGCCAATCGATGCCGGATATCCGCCACACACCGAAGGCCCCGACCCGCGCCCGGACGCTGGCTCCCGGGGAAGGCATCGACGCGCACCGCCACGACGAGCACCAGATCATCTACGCGGGCTCCGGCGTGGTGGCGGTCACCACCGACGCGGGCACCTGGTTCGCGCCCGGCACCCGCGCCCTCTGGGTTCCGGCGGGCACCGTCCACGCCCACCGCGCCCACGGCACCCTCGATCTGCACCTGGTGGGTATGCCCGCCGATGACAACCCACTCCATCTGGACGCCCCGACCGCGCTCAGCGTCAGCCCGCTGCTCCGTGAGCTGATCCTCGCCTACACCCGCTCCCCCGACGACACCAGTGCCGAACGCCGCCGTCTGCGGGCCGTGCTGCGCGACCAGTTGCGCGCCTCGCCCCAGCGGCCCGTACACCTGCCGACGCCGAGCGATCCCCGGCTGGCGGCCGTCTGCGCCCTTGTCCACGGCCACCCGGACGACCCGCGCACCCTGGCCGCGCTGGGCGCGGCGACCGGTGTCGGCGAGCGCACCCTCAGCCGCCTGTTCCGCTCCGAGCTCGGTATGACGTTTCCCCAGTGGCGCACCCAGTCGCGGCTCTACCACGCGCTGCGCATGCTGGCCGACGACGCGCCCGTCACCACCGTGGCCCACCGCTGCGGATGGTCGTCGACCAGCGCGTTCATCGATGTATTCCGCCGTTCCTTCGGCTACACCCCCGGCACCCACAACCGCCGCCCCTGAACGGCGCGCACCAGGAGTGCCGGTGCGGTGAGCTCAGCGATCCCGTCCGTCCCGCCACGCATGGCGCGGTGTGTCGCGTGGACCCGCGGCGGCGGGCTCCCTCGAGCTCGGCCCGGTCTCCGAGAACCTGTGCCGTTATCCGCGAACTGGTCCATCCTGGCCGCCGTGGTCCCGCCCGCGCGGCCGGGGTGATGGAACAGACCGGGGTTGAGCTCTTCGGCCACCAGCGCGTCCTGGATCCACTCCACCAGCCAGTCGGCCATAGCGACGATCATGTCGATGGCGATGTCGCCGCGGACCTCGCCCCGTTCGATGCCGAACCGCACAAGGCGAAGGTCCCGTAGGGGTCCTCCTCCGCGAGAAACCGGTTGATCTCCCGCTTGACCGGCAGCTCCACGGCATGTGAACCGAGCGGGGCCACCCGGTAGGGCACCCAATCCTCCTGGGGGCTGACGCCATGTCGGCAGAACGCCGCTTCGGCCAACCGTTCACAGGAGGGCAAACCGGTCTTTGCCGTCACCAACCGTTCCACCACCGGATCCTTCACCTCCACCGTCGACACCCAGACCGCCTCCTCCTTCCAGGGCCACCGCTTCGGACCGGCCACGCACCACGCGACCATCGCCCCCCCTGGAGCGGGCCGGAGCCCACGCTGACCGTGCCGCCGCTGTCCGTGGAGTTCTGGGTCCGCGCCCACTGACCGGACCGCTCAGTCCTGGCCGCCGGAGCTCGGGTGAAGGTGGTCCTTCCACAGCTCGCGCTCGGTGCCGCGCGGATCGTCGACGGTTTCGTTCGACGGCTCGTTGTCGCGTCGGAAGACCATGACGGGCCGTCGGATGGTGTCGTACGGCGCCCAGCCGGCCGGCCGGCCGGTACGCGCGAACTCCACCCAACGGCCGTGCAGGGCATCGGCCAGCTCCTGGGGCGGGCTGTCGCCGGTGAACATGGCGCTGTCGGGGTTGTCGAGCGTGTCCCAGGCGAACGGCAGTGGCAGGCTGTGGCAGGCGCCCAGCTTGACGCCGAGCGGATTGGGCGCGGTGTCGGTGCGCCAGCCGAATTCGAAGAGGTAGGTGGCGGCGGTGGCGTCCGCGCGGGCTTCGGCGGCCCGGATCGTGGGGATGCGGAACATCCGGTCGGTGAGCACCGCGCAGGCGATGCCCGAGGGCATGTTGCGGGTGTAGGGCGGGATGTCGTGCTCGGCGTAGCGGTCGTAGAAGTCGGCCGGGACACCGTACGCCGCCAGGCGGTCGCGGAAGGGCTTCTCATCGGGGCAGCCCACCAGCGAGGTGGGCACGACGAGGATGCGGAACTCTTCGGTGGTGGTCCCCATGAGCAGCGGAGTGTCCTGTCCGGCGCCCTCGGCGAGCGCGTCGAGCGGTGCGCGGTGGAGGAGTTCGCCGTCGATGACGGGCATCAGGACCAGCCCGCAGGAGGCGATGGTGGACGCGCCGAACCGCTCCGGGTCGGCGGTGGCCGCGATGTCCTCGCTCACGGCCTCCTGGACGAGGAGGAGGTCGTGGACCGGCAAGGCGGCCAGGGCCTCGGCAGTGGGCTCGATCCGCAGCCGCTCGGCGACCTCGGCGGTGACCAGGGCGGCGTCCTCACGGGTCTGGACGATCTGGGCGGAGCCGCTTTCGGCGATGGCCTTGTGGAACAGGCCGGTGCCCAGGGAGAGCAGGGTGAGCACGCTCATGGCACCGGCGGACTCGCCCGCGACGGTGACGTTGCCGGGGTCCCCGCCGAAGTGCGCGATGTTGTCCCGCACCCACTCCAGAGCGGCGATCTGATCGAGCAGACCGCGGTTG
This window contains:
- a CDS encoding DUF998 domain-containing protein, whose amino-acid sequence is MKSTFVPSPGPRGQLAARAGAAAWILNAAQFLVVQLIVGSRWRTPYSWKRNNISDLGNVHCRMWDESRPRYVCSPLHTLMNTSFVAQGVLLFTGVLLTGFAWGRGAMAWTARILCVISAGGWVLVGMVPADVNEDLHVLGALLIMGLGNIGLLCAGCVREDSVLGRLRAMTLGIAVTAMLGAWMFFAQHGPGIGLGGMERVAAFAPQVWTLVMALAVLHAAEATTHRPVRCPGLDATPSARRTE
- a CDS encoding helix-turn-helix transcriptional regulator, yielding MPDIRHTPKAPTRARTLAPGEGIDAHRHDEHQIIYAGSGVVAVTTDAGTWFAPGTRALWVPAGTVHAHRAHGTLDLHLVGMPADDNPLHLDAPTALSVSPLLRELILAYTRSPDDTSAERRRLRAVLRDQLRASPQRPVHLPTPSDPRLAAVCALVHGHPDDPRTLAALGAATGVGERTLSRLFRSELGMTFPQWRTQSRLYHALRMLADDAPVTTVAHRCGWSSTSAFIDVFRRSFGYTPGTHNRRP
- a CDS encoding MFS transporter; this translates as MSVGHACVDIYQGAVAALVPFFVSERAYTYAAASGVVLAATLLSSVVQPLFGALTDRWAMPWLLPVSTLAAGAGVALSGLGGSYALTLLAVAVTGIGVAAYHPEAARVARDVSRGSHTAMSWFSLGGNIGFALAPLMVSAVVATAGLHASPLLAVPALAGAALCATALRSVRTPAAATPAAATPATATAATATAATAAAGDDWASFTKLTGAIVCRSTVFVGLSTFISLYVRQRTGAGSASGTAALFVLYLGGAVGTVAGGRLAARYQRVRVVRWSYALTVPAVAGVVFVPGPPLYVFVALTSAGLYVPFSLHVTLGQDYLPRRMGTASGVTLGLAVSIGGIASPAIGALADATSLHTALMPLIVLPAVGWLLLRTLPEPGVPDPGGPDPNRPQEVTTPPTDGAPPAPAPDTGRRP
- a CDS encoding PAS domain-containing protein; translation: MDVDPEELFGNADVPAWRNRALLVFDRVPIPAAVCRTDGIVLLANPAMAAEWQTTPGRLRGRQVLELFHPRSVEQVQRIVEAVRHGHRSRYPVLVHWSGPDGRERHGELTADTVSDTPEAPLWLLVLLRVLGTRDTPEEPTRPRSEKVTAMERAILALAAGGATTAQIARAVDLTVDGVSYHITRLSRRWGVANRTALVARAYVLGVLDPGVWPPTAEPARTEGHRPDAGQP
- a CDS encoding carboxylesterase/lipase family protein; protein product: MSESTTIHVATAYGTVSGLVENGIARFLGIPYAAAPRGIKRFAAPDPPVSWTGVRAAHTFGATPPQLPMKGKLGELFLNPVVEGEEYLNLNVWTPDPGATGAPVLVWIHGGGFTTGSNAVTAYNGATFARDGVVCVSVNYRLGVEGFGYVADAPVPANRGLLDQIAALEWVRDNIAHFGGDPGNVTVAGESAGAMSVLTLLSLGTGLFHKAIAESGSAQIVQTREDAALVTAEVAERLRIEPTAEALAALPVHDLLLVQEAVSEDIAATADPERFGASTIASCGLVLMPVIDGELLHRAPLDALAEGAGQDTPLLMGTTTEEFRILVVPTSLVGCPDEKPFRDRLAAYGVPADFYDRYAEHDIPPYTRNMPSGIACAVLTDRMFRIPTIRAAEARADATAATYLFEFGWRTDTAPNPLGVKLGACHSLPLPFAWDTLDNPDSAMFTGDSPPQELADALHGRWVEFARTGRPAGWAPYDTIRRPVMVFRRDNEPSNETVDDPRGTERELWKDHLHPSSGGQD